A window of the Plasmodium vinckei vinckei genome assembly, chromosome: PVVCY_08 genome harbors these coding sequences:
- a CDS encoding zinc finger, RAN binding protein, putative, whose translation MEDHRYSDKRDSEDWICTDEKCRHANSYKRMYCSQCNRVRPKKTIKKNPKQILFKTNDWKCDDCGNINWAKREKCNICGKSKYTKKLNDFKPNKEIRTGKGGGHYDIQGNNERRAHDSEDEEFDEFGRRKKRKLPNNEEKNSKSQTENSTRNYNNNKDMPKKSHTHKKRRTSSHSRSESTNSYKNRRESSYSSGDDKKKKNYKYESKKYDSSKGNYKHNDRKYDNKKKYSHSSKYNDNKYDEDRSDDSRKSNYYRKGHTRN comes from the exons ATGGAAGACCATAGATATTCAG ATAAAAGGGATTCAGAGGATTGGATATGCACAGATGAAAA atGTCGACATGCCAACTCTTACAAGAGAATGTATTGCAGCCAATGCAATCGAGTCAGGCCAAAGAAAACGA taaaaaaaaacccTAAGCAGATATTGTTTAAGACGAATGATTGGAAATGTGATGATTGTGGTAACATAAACTGGGCTAAACGAGAAAAATGTAACATATGTGGTAAaagtaaatatacaaaaaaattaaatgattttaaaccaaataaagaaataagaACAGGAAAGGGAGGAGGACATTATGATATCCAAGGTAATAATGAAAGAAGAGCCCACGATTCAGAAGATGAGGAATTTGATGAATTTGGACGTagaaagaaaagaaaactACCAA ATAATGAGGAAAAAAACTCCAAATCACAAACTGAAAATTCTACaagaaattataataataacaaagaTATGCCAAAAAAAAGTCACACACATAAAAAGCGCCGTACATCTTCACATTCAAGAAGTGAGTCTACTAACTCTTATAAAAATCGTAGGGAAAGTAGCTATAGTAGCGgtgatgataaaaaaaaaaaaaattataaatatgaaagtaaaaaatacgATAGCAGTAAAGGCAATTATAAGCATAATGATAGgaaatatgataataagaaaaaatatagtcatagtagtaaatataatgacaataaatatgatgaaGATAGATCTGATGATAGCCGGAAAAGTAACTATTACAGAAAAGGACATACGAGAAATTAG
- a CDS encoding AAA family ATPase, putative, producing MNETEKASGLNNSGMELIYNKIHNKEKECFQNILINEIWDEYKSSDNKNEVNPSKFPLINTHINIFDNNEENDVYNEIVQNLAKNEIDYIDEKTIKKNYNFISGTCCVNIKDFMNFDPLFVKLYNYKNLEENTVKTDYNINLNSNCTCQYSKNGSINRENGENQINKCDSMASQYKHGEKALSEESNDEIYTPKRLKLRKKKHNIQSNPIEKVNSNSIKKDRSKQYISDESSDSIPNNSVKKKKSGFSNAFDVLVKRKDEDNEEAIEAFNYINSKKRNRHLSRSDSNHMRDKKEDLKKKNHKKNSENLKDEFDDIPEQYMHLTDQGLDANIIRYALSMKMDANEKIMESDIIGLYDIKKIIKDKIVNVILRPDLFTGLNRAAKGILLFGPPGTGKTMIAKWVASYCRCSFYNVNASSLFSKYIGETEKIVTSLFKCAEVDNPSILFFDEIDSILGMRKKDEDDTTIRIKNQLLQMIDGINTKKDAIIVIIGATNRPDMIDDAALRRFNKRVYIPLPDLQARKDQIRYIISKHTHSGFQMTEEELDNISQKLDNWNGSDIYHLCSKCYEYVYDDAVEQYNGIQNIPNTSIFRAIKYDDFIKAMSQVNTSYKNVFDYDEWSKMHGSL from the coding sequence atgaaTGAAACAGAGAAAGCTAGTGGACTAAATAACAGCGGAATggaattaatatataataaaatacataacaaagaaaaggaatgctttcaaaatattttaataaacgAAATATGGGACGAATATAAAAGtagtgataataaaaatgaagtaAATCCAAGTAAATTCCCATTAATAAATACACACATTAACATTTTTGATAacaatgaagaaaatgatgtttataatgaaatagTACAAAATTTAGCAAAGAATGAAATAGACTATATTGATGAAAAAAcgatcaaaaaaaattataattttattagtgGAACATGttgtgtaaatataaaagatttTATGAATTTCGATCCATTATTTGTTAaactttataattataaaaatttggaGGAAAATACTGTAAAAACAGATTACaacataaatttaaatagtaATTGCACTTGccaatattcaaaaaatggtAGCATAAATAGAGAAAATGGAGAGAACCAAATTAACAAATGTGATAGTATGGCTAGCCAATACAAACATGGTGAAAAAGCATTATCTGAAGAAAGTaatgatgaaatatatactcCGAAAAGGTTAAAGTTAcgaaaaaagaaacataATATCCAATCTAATCCTATTGAAAAAGTTAATAGCAATTCTATAAAGAAAGATAGAtcaaaacaatatatttctgATGAATCATCAGATAGTATTCCAAATAATTCtgtaaagaaaaaaaaatcaggATTTTCGAATGCTTTTGATGTATTagtaaaaagaaaagatgAAGATAATGAAGAAGCAATTGAAgcttttaattatatcaattcgaaaaaaagaaatagacATTTGTCGAGAAGTGATAGTAATCATATGAGGGATAAAAAGGAGGAtctaaagaaaaaaaaccataaaaaaaattcagaAAACTTGAAAGATGAATTCGATGATATACCTGAACAATACATGCATTTAACCGATCAAGGATTAGatgcaaatataataagatATGCATTAAGTATGAAAATGGATgctaatgaaaaaataatggaatCAGATATTATTGgtttatatgatataaaaaaaataataaaagataaaattgttaatgTTATATTAAGACCAGATTTATTTACTGGTTTAAATAGAGCAGCTAAaggaatattattatttggtcCACCAGGAACTGGTAAAACAATGATAGCTAAATGGGTAGCATCTTATTGCCGGTGCTCATTTTATAATGTAAACGCATCGTCACTATtcagtaaatatataggtGAAACTGAAAAAATAGTCACAAGCTTATTTAAATGTGCAGAAGTTGATAATCCTtcgattttattttttgatgaaATAGATTCTATATTAGGtatgagaaaaaaagatgaaGATGATACAACTATCCGAATTAAAAACCAATTATTACAAATGATTGATGGGATAAATACCAAAAAAGATGCTATTATTGTCATTATCGGAGCTACAAATAGGCCTGATATGATAGATGATGCAGCTTTAAGAAGATTTAATAAAAGAGTTTATATACCATTGCCAGATTTGCAAGCAAGAAAAGATCAAATACgatatattatatctaAGCATACACACTCAGGGTTTCAAATGACTGAAGAAGAATTAGATAATATATCACAAAAGTTAGATAATTGGAATGGTAGtgatatatatcatttatgtTCTAAATGTTatgaatatgtatatgatGATGCAGTAGAACAATATAATggaatacaaaatattccTAATACTTCCATATTTAGAGCAATTAAATATGACGATTTTATAAAAGCCATGTCACAAGTTAATACatcttataaaaatgtctTTGACTATGATGAATGGAGTAAAATGCATGGTTCTTTGTAG